ATGCTTTTCCTGAAATCGTTCACGGTGCACACCGTGGTGCAGTGTTTGATTTGAATCTCGTTCAGCTTGAGGAATCTGGTCTCAGCCCGCGTGAAATTTGGAGCAATGAAGCGCAAGAACGTTATGTCATGTCGATTTTGCCTGAATCATTGGCGTGGTTTGCCGATGCGTGCGAACGTGAGCGTTGCCCATTTGCGGTGATCGGCTCAGTGACTGCGGAGCAACAACTCATCGTCAAAGACTCGCGTGACGATGTACAAAACCCATGTGAGCCTGTGGACATGCCGATGGATGTGCTGCTCGGTAAACCGCCTAAAATGACCCGTGACGTGAAGCGCGTCGAGACCAAAGGTGAGGCGATTGATTTGGTCGGTTTGGATCTTGAGCAAGCTGCGCTCGAAGTCATGCGTCACCCAACCGTGGCTTCAAAATCATTCCTCATCACCATCGGTGATCGCTCTGTCGGTGGCATGACCGCGCGCGATCAGATGGTCGGGCCGTACCAAGTGCCCGTGGCCGATTGTGCTGTATCTTTGCGTGATTACGTCGGCACGCTCGGTGAGGCTTTTGCGATGGGCGAGCGCACGCCGCTGGCGGTGCTCGATGCACCTGCATCGGGTCGCATGGCGATTGCTGAAGCGATCACGAACATTGCTGCGGCACCGATTGAAAACATCAGCCAAATCAAGTTGTCCGCCAACTGGATGGCAGCTTGTGGTGTCGATGGTGAAGATGCGAAGTTGTATGACACCGTGCATGCAGTTGGTATGGAATTGTGTCCCGCATTGGGCATTTCGATTCCCGTGGGCAAAGATTCATTGTCCATGCAAACCAAATGGAATGACAACGAAGGCAACAAAACTGTTCGCTCTCCGGTGTCATTGATCGTCACCAGCTTCGCGCCCGTGACGGATGTGCGCAAAACCCTCACGCCTGAATTAAGTAAAGACGTGGGCGCAACAATGCTGGTGTTGATCGACTTGGCCAAAGGCAAAACCCGTATGGGCTTGTCCATTCTCGCCCAAGTCACCCGTCAAGTTGGCGACAGTGTGCCAGACCTCGACGATGCCGACATGCTGAAAAATGCATTTGCTGCCGTGCAAACACTGAACGCGAAAAATTTAGCCCTCGCCTACCATGACAAGAGTGATGGTGGCTTATTCGCCACCGTTGCTGAAATGGCCTTCGCCGCACAAACATCGGTCTCGATCAATGCGGATCTGTTGACCATTGATCCAAACACAGCCGATGCGGGTGATTTCAAAATCAGCGGCGTACAAATGTCCGTGCAACGTGCAGAAAAACTCATGCAAGCCTTGTTCAACGAAGAACTGGGCATGGTGATTCAGGTCAAAAAAGATCAAATTGGTGACGTGATGGATGTACTTCGCGCCCACGATCTCGGCGCACACAGCCATGTGGTCGGACAAGTGATTCCAAGCACTCAAGCCGAAGCGCAGCTGAGCGTATGGCAAGATGGCGAAGCCAAATTGAAATTACCACTTGCTGTTTTGCACGCCGCATGGCAAGAAACCAGTTTCCACATCGCCAAACTGCGTGACAATCCCGCGTGTGTTGAACAAGAGTACGCGCAAGCGCCACAGCCGCTCACGCCCAAACTGATGTTTGCACCCGATGCCAACGCACACAGCGCCTACCTCAACGTCGCCAATAAACCGAAAGTCGCTATTTTGCGCGAACAAGGGGTCAATGGTCACGTCGAAATGGCCGCCGCATTCACACATGTCGGATTTGATGCGGTCGACGTCCACATGAGCGATCTGCTCGCAGGCCGAGTGAATTTGAACGACATGCGTGGCCTCGTCGCCTGTGGTGGCTTCTCTTACGGTGATGTGCTCGGTGCAGGTGAAGGCTGGGCAAAAACGATCTTGTTCAACGACAATGTGCGTGAGCAATTCGCCCAGTTTTTCGCTCGTCCAGATACGTTCAGCCTTGGCGTGTGTAACGGTTGCCAAATGATGAGCAACCTCAAAGACATCATCCCTGGCGCAGACCATTGGCCAAAATTCGTGCGCAACCGCTCGGAACAATATGAAGCCCGCCTTGTACAAGTCGAAATCACTGAATCACCCTCGATTTTGCTCAAAGGCATGACAGGCAGCGTCCTTCCGATCGTCATCAGCCACGGTGAAGGACGCGCCAGCTACGCCAACGCAGATGACCTCACGCAAATGCAGAGCACAAGTAAAGCCAGCCTGCGTTACGTTGATGCCGCCCACAACGCCACCGAACACTACCCCATGAACCCGAACGGTGCACCCCTCGGTTTAAATGGCTTCACTTCCGCCGATGGTCGTGTCCTCATCATGATGCCGCATCCCGAACGCGTTTACCGTGCTGAACTGTTTTCGTACAAGCCAAGTGAGTGGGATGTGTCGCCGTGGTTGCAGTTGTTCCAGAATG
The window above is part of the Ephemeroptericola cinctiostellae genome. Proteins encoded here:
- the purL gene encoding phosphoribosylformylglycinamidine synthase: MSVITHLHGSRALSDFRVSRLLNRFAALNPDIVGVQSRYVHYIWSNEALSARDLEVLKGLLAYGEEGIDATVAHVDLTVVPRIGTISPWASKATDIAHNAGLTHIRRIERGIEYGLLVKKGLLGNKKLSAADIEVASVLMHDRMTESVCVGEFDGVALFNDLPSKPLLTIPVLTEGKAALEYANTDLGLALSDDEVDYLLDAYLNLQRDPTDVELMMFAQANSEHCRHKIFNADFIIDGEAQPIGLFKMIRNTHQLNPAGDVVAYDDNAAVMAGATVQRFYPDANGVYQGNNALTHTLMKVETHNHPTAIAPFSGAATGSGGEIRDEGATGQGSKPKVGLTGFTVSNLNLPDAPRAWEVAYGKPERIVSALDIMLEGPIGGAAFNNEFGRANLAGYFRTFEQPIGDVTYGYHKPIMIAGGIGNIDDSHIGKKDLPEGALLIQLGGPGMKIGLGGGAASSMGAGSNSAALDFDSVQRGNPEIQRRAQEVIDRCWQRGAENPILSIHDVGAGGISNAFPEIVHGAHRGAVFDLNLVQLEESGLSPREIWSNEAQERYVMSILPESLAWFADACERERCPFAVIGSVTAEQQLIVKDSRDDVQNPCEPVDMPMDVLLGKPPKMTRDVKRVETKGEAIDLVGLDLEQAALEVMRHPTVASKSFLITIGDRSVGGMTARDQMVGPYQVPVADCAVSLRDYVGTLGEAFAMGERTPLAVLDAPASGRMAIAEAITNIAAAPIENISQIKLSANWMAACGVDGEDAKLYDTVHAVGMELCPALGISIPVGKDSLSMQTKWNDNEGNKTVRSPVSLIVTSFAPVTDVRKTLTPELSKDVGATMLVLIDLAKGKTRMGLSILAQVTRQVGDSVPDLDDADMLKNAFAAVQTLNAKNLALAYHDKSDGGLFATVAEMAFAAQTSVSINADLLTIDPNTADAGDFKISGVQMSVQRAEKLMQALFNEELGMVIQVKKDQIGDVMDVLRAHDLGAHSHVVGQVIPSTQAEAQLSVWQDGEAKLKLPLAVLHAAWQETSFHIAKLRDNPACVEQEYAQAPQPLTPKLMFAPDANAHSAYLNVANKPKVAILREQGVNGHVEMAAAFTHVGFDAVDVHMSDLLAGRVNLNDMRGLVACGGFSYGDVLGAGEGWAKTILFNDNVREQFAQFFARPDTFSLGVCNGCQMMSNLKDIIPGADHWPKFVRNRSEQYEARLVQVEITESPSILLKGMTGSVLPIVISHGEGRASYANADDLTQMQSTSKASLRYVDAAHNATEHYPMNPNGAPLGLNGFTSADGRVLIMMPHPERVYRAELFSYKPSEWDVSPWLQLFQNAREWVG